Proteins from one Falco cherrug isolate bFalChe1 chromosome 7, bFalChe1.pri, whole genome shotgun sequence genomic window:
- the INSM2 gene encoding LOW QUALITY PROTEIN: insulinoma-associated protein 2 (The sequence of the model RefSeq protein was modified relative to this genomic sequence to represent the inferred CDS: deleted 1 base in 1 codon), with the protein MPRGFLVKRSRRPGGSYRARPRERDPERDQPPAPPPPPPPPVAGDSPAGRQGAEEEEEEGEEEEGAAAAAACPATWPPGGGRGGPGLAPPEGPAAWGAAGPCSAAGPRAALFERCLSSPASAESFPLAASFPPAEKLLLQPRTPLPAPPSLPALKRPPRAKAPGKKGKATRKLSFADEVTTSPVLGLRIKEEGPEGRPGPGPAPPAGRTPLGEFICQLCKEQYADPLALAQHRCSRIVRVEYRCPECHKIFSCPANLASHRRWHKPRPGPSADGPAAPPGKENSPERRPRGPAAPPAQPPRQHRGGAESAGGAPAPPRPRSRRPRRGGLRLPMLPERFRRQAYLRKHLGTHGAARPAAYGPPERGQLAFACHLCGARFPSADIRDKHRLWHAVREELLLPPPPPAGPPEGGAAGGERQGFPCKHCPATFFSAPGLARHASKCHPPESRQVLLLQVPVRPGC; encoded by the exons atGCCGCGCGGCTTCCTCGTCAAGCGCAGCCGGCGCCCCGGCGGCTCCTACCGGGCGCGCCCGCGGGAGCGGGATCCGGAGCGGGAccagccgcccgccccgccgccgccgcccccgccgcccgtcGCCGGGGACAGCCCCGCCGGTAGGCAgggggcggaggaggaggaggaggagggcgaggaggaggagggcgccgccgccgccgccgcttgCCCCGCGACGTGgccccccggcggcggccgcggcggccccgggctCGCCCCGCCGGAGGGGCCGGCCGcctggggggcagcggggccttgcagcgcggcggggccgcgggcggcTCTCTTCGAGCGCTGCCTCAGCTCCCCCGCCTCCGCCGAGTCCTTCCCCCTGGCCGCCTCCTTCCCGCCCGCcgagaagctgctgctgcagccccgcacgccgctgcccgccccgccgtcGCTGCCCGCGCTGAAGCGGCCGCCGCGGGCCAAGGCGCCGGGCAAGAAGGGCAAGGCCACGCGGAAGCTGAGCTTCGCCGACGAGGTGACCACCTCGCCCGTGCTGGGGCTGCGCATCAAGGAGGAGGGGCCCGAgggccggccggggccggggccggcgccgccggcggggcgcACGCCGCTGGGCGAGTTCATCTGCCAGCTGTGCAAGGAGCAGTACGCGGACCCGCTGGCGCTGGCCCAGCACCGCTGCTCCCGCATCGTGCGCGTCGAGTACCGCTGCCCCGAGTGCCACAAGATCTTCAGCTGCCCCGCCAACCTGGCCTCGCACCGCCGCTGGCACaagccgcggcccggccccagcgccgacggccccgccgccccgccgggcaaGGAGAACAGCCCCgagcggcggccccgcggccccgccgcgcccccggcccAGCCGCCCCGTCAGCACCGCGGCGGCGCGGAGAGCGCCGGcggcgccccggcccccccccggccccgctcccggcggccccggcggggagGCCTTCGCCTGCCCATGCTGCCAG AGCGGTTCCGGCGGCAGGCCTACCTCCGCAAGCACCTGGGCACCCacggggcggcgcggcccgccgCCTACGGCCCGCCGGAGCGGGGGCAGCTCGCCTTCGCCTGCCACCTCTGCGGCGCCCGCTTCCCCTCGGCGGACATCAGGGACAAGCACCGGCTGTGGCACGCCGTGcgggaggagctgctgctgccgccgccgccgccggccgggccccccgagggcggcgcggcgggcggcgagcGGCAGGGCTTCCCCTGCAAGCACTGCCCCGCCACCTTCTTCAGCGCGCCCGGGCTGGCGCGGCACGCCAGCAAGTGCCACCCGCCGGAGAgcaggcaggtcctgctgctccaggtgccCGTCCGGCCGGGCTGCTAg